A single genomic interval of Nostoc commune NIES-4072 harbors:
- a CDS encoding carbohydrate ABC transporter permease encodes MLNWKKSRSQILLMYALLGAIALVMLFPLLWLVSTALKSPTENILQSPPQLLPASPTLDNFFSVWNSLPFGQYLYNSTLVSVLTVGLNLLFCALAAYPLARLSFVGRDWIFVAIVSTIMIPFQIVMIPLYILTVQLGLRNSYLGMIFPSLASAFGIFLLRQAFMSVPKEIEEAARMDGSSELGLWWHIMLPAVRPALVTLAIFVFIGAWSDFLWPLIVIQDENLYTLPLGVAKLAGTFSLDWRLVAAGSVIAIAPVLLLFLFLQRYIVPTETGSGVKG; translated from the coding sequence ATGCTGAACTGGAAAAAATCACGATCGCAGATTCTGCTAATGTATGCGCTATTGGGAGCGATCGCACTGGTGATGCTCTTTCCTTTACTGTGGCTAGTTAGTACAGCCTTGAAATCGCCTACAGAAAATATTTTGCAGTCGCCGCCACAGTTATTGCCTGCCTCACCTACACTAGATAACTTCTTTAGTGTGTGGAACTCTTTACCTTTTGGACAATACCTATATAACAGTACTTTGGTGTCAGTGCTGACTGTGGGCTTAAATCTGCTGTTTTGCGCTTTAGCTGCCTATCCGTTGGCAAGATTATCATTTGTCGGGCGAGACTGGATTTTTGTGGCGATCGTCTCTACGATTATGATTCCCTTCCAAATCGTGATGATTCCCCTTTATATTTTGACAGTCCAGTTGGGTTTGAGAAATAGTTATTTAGGGATGATTTTTCCGAGTTTAGCTTCTGCCTTTGGCATTTTTCTGTTGCGTCAAGCTTTTATGAGCGTACCCAAAGAGATAGAAGAAGCGGCTCGAATGGATGGCAGTTCTGAGTTAGGTTTGTGGTGGCATATTATGTTACCAGCAGTTCGCCCAGCATTGGTAACTTTAGCTATTTTTGTATTCATTGGTGCTTGGAGTGACTTTTTGTGGCCTTTAATTGTCATCCAAGATGAGAATTTATACACTCTTCCGTTGGGAGTCGCAAAGCTAGCAGGTACATTTTCCCTTGACTGGCGGTTAGTAGCTGCTGGTTCAGTAATTGCGATCGCCCCAGTATTATTACTATTTTTATTTTTACAACGTTACATTGTACCCACAGAAACTGGTAGCGGCGTCAAGGGTTGA
- a CDS encoding HNH endonuclease, producing the protein MSVYIPVELKKEIRNYFADCCTYCRTAEALTVTIFEFEHIIPLSAGGKTVFENLCLACPSCNRYKATRQTAIDPNTQNEVKLFNPQQQLWTDHFTWSEDATEIVGLTIIGKVTIYTLKMNRLQLTRVRKMWVKMGEHPPNI; encoded by the coding sequence GTGAGTGTTTACATTCCTGTTGAATTAAAAAAGGAAATTCGTAATTATTTTGCTGATTGTTGTACTTACTGTCGCACAGCTGAAGCTTTAACAGTCACTATCTTTGAATTTGAACATATCATTCCCTTATCTGCTGGAGGGAAAACTGTATTTGAAAATCTATGCTTGGCTTGTCCATCTTGTAATCGTTATAAAGCAACTCGTCAAACAGCAATTGACCCTAATACTCAGAATGAGGTGAAATTATTTAATCCACAACAGCAATTGTGGACAGATCATTTTACTTGGAGTGAAGATGCTACAGAAATTGTAGGACTTACAATCATTGGTAAAGTAACAATTTATACTTTAAAAATGAATCGTCTGCAATTAACTCGTGTGCGGAAAATGTGGGTGAAAATGGGTGAGCATCCACCAAATATTTGA
- a CDS encoding sugar transferase translates to MNHLYLYSVNCSQQPFHPSTLSVRKRLIDIVGAIVGLMITFIVAISVAIVTFIDAPSPIFYSQIRCGLNGKTFRIWKFRSMIVDADKLKHLVENQAKGHIFKSFDDPRITPVGKFLRRTSLDEFPQFWNVLVGDMSLVGTRPPTPDEVSNYDPHHWDRLRVKPGITGEWQANGRSSITDFETIVKMDLDYQRKWSVTYDLSLIIKTIGVVLKKTGAY, encoded by the coding sequence GTGAATCATCTTTATCTTTATTCAGTTAATTGCTCGCAACAGCCTTTCCACCCGTCAACCTTAAGCGTGAGAAAACGATTAATTGACATTGTTGGAGCCATTGTGGGGCTGATGATTACGTTTATCGTAGCAATTTCTGTAGCAATTGTTACTTTTATAGATGCTCCAAGCCCAATATTTTATTCCCAAATTCGCTGTGGTTTAAACGGAAAAACTTTCCGCATCTGGAAATTCCGTTCGATGATCGTCGATGCTGATAAACTCAAGCATTTGGTTGAAAACCAAGCCAAAGGTCACATCTTTAAATCTTTTGACGATCCTCGCATTACTCCTGTGGGTAAATTTTTGCGGCGTACTAGTTTAGACGAATTTCCCCAATTTTGGAATGTTCTGGTAGGAGACATGAGTTTAGTTGGTACTCGTCCACCGACTCCCGATGAAGTCAGCAATTACGATCCACATCACTGGGATAGATTGCGAGTCAAACCAGGTATTACTGGAGAATGGCAGGCTAATGGACGTTCCAGTATCACAGACTTTGAAACAATTGTCAAGATGGATCTAGACTATCAACGTAAGTGGTCTGTAACTTATGACCTGAGTCTGATTATTAAAACTATTGGGGTAGTTTTGAAGAAGACTGGAGCTTATTGA
- a CDS encoding Crp/Fnr family transcriptional regulator, whose protein sequence is MEDRYSLQAQANSWMIMSSAPFFQGLPETAVESALIHLVTRNHPANQVILLENDWGGSVYFILDGWVKIRTYNLEGKEVTLNILGKGELFGEMAALDEVPRSTDVITLAPTVIGSMPAQDFVKLLQIEPLAGVRLAQLMARRLRQVNRRLRLRESDSQSRVADTLVFLAEGQGKKGQTGTEIPNLPHRELSSLSGLARETVTRVLTRLEKKGLIKRDQDTICIPDLSALERMIV, encoded by the coding sequence ATGGAAGACCGATATAGCTTGCAAGCACAGGCTAATTCCTGGATGATCATGTCGTCGGCTCCCTTTTTTCAAGGGTTGCCAGAAACTGCTGTAGAATCAGCCCTCATCCATCTTGTTACCCGCAATCACCCAGCCAATCAGGTAATTCTGCTGGAAAATGACTGGGGCGGTTCTGTGTATTTTATTCTGGACGGATGGGTAAAAATTCGCACCTACAATCTGGAGGGAAAAGAAGTAACGCTAAATATTCTTGGTAAAGGGGAATTGTTCGGTGAAATGGCGGCGCTAGATGAAGTGCCTCGATCTACAGATGTGATTACCTTGGCCCCAACGGTAATTGGTAGTATGCCTGCTCAGGATTTTGTCAAGTTACTTCAGATAGAACCCTTAGCGGGAGTTCGATTGGCGCAACTAATGGCACGACGTTTGCGGCAAGTAAATCGCCGATTGCGGTTGCGAGAATCTGATAGCCAATCACGGGTAGCGGATACGTTGGTATTTTTGGCAGAAGGACAGGGAAAAAAAGGGCAAACAGGAACCGAAATCCCCAATTTACCTCATCGAGAATTGAGTAGTTTGAGCGGACTGGCGCGGGAAACTGTGACAAGAGTGTTGACAAGGCTAGAAAAAAAAGGCTTGATTAAACGGGATCAAGACACTATTTGTATTCCCGATTTGTCAGCCTTAGAAAGAATGATCGTTTAA